Proteins encoded together in one Aminipila butyrica window:
- a CDS encoding sigma-54 interaction domain-containing protein gives MIDDVYYNLVTKIENFFDGIMIVDKDCVIRYNRLFINSDINLNEKNSIGKTPVDIWPNLTEETSTCFRAVKYGETTTNQVQTLLHASGREISAVDNTFPIVENGEIIGAISTTKFIDALTFRNNIDLSNLTITHANDLYMPHDIIGTSKEIELLKFKIHKVAQTNTSILIYGETGTGKELVAQSIHSSSSRKNHLFISQNCAAIPNTLLESIFFGTTKGSYTGAESKAGIFELANGGTIFLDEINSMDLNMQAKLLKAIEEKKITRIGGSAPKKIDVRIIAAINEHPQSCINENRIRKDLFYRLSGVQIEVPPLRERKGDIPYLTAHFIHHYNSEMKKNIEGVSPEVSAFLQAYDWPGNVRELKNSIEGAFNFASSNLIEKADFPRFYPLEGTSAISSGAEKADWFGFSSLNEGLEAFEKAFISKRGKQATSLANLAEDLKISRQTLNYKLNKYHLKLGTLGKF, from the coding sequence ATGATTGATGACGTTTATTATAATCTGGTAACGAAAATAGAGAATTTCTTTGATGGCATCATGATTGTAGATAAGGATTGTGTCATTCGCTATAACCGGCTCTTTATCAACAGCGATATCAACCTTAATGAGAAAAATTCCATCGGTAAGACCCCAGTGGATATCTGGCCCAATTTAACAGAAGAGACTTCTACCTGTTTCCGCGCCGTCAAGTACGGAGAGACGACAACCAATCAAGTTCAGACCTTGCTCCATGCCTCAGGAAGGGAAATTTCTGCGGTGGACAACACCTTTCCCATTGTAGAAAACGGGGAGATCATCGGTGCCATCAGCACCACCAAGTTTATTGATGCGCTGACCTTTCGCAACAATATCGACTTATCCAATCTGACTATAACCCATGCCAATGACCTGTATATGCCTCACGATATTATCGGCACATCCAAAGAAATTGAACTGCTCAAATTTAAAATACATAAGGTTGCTCAAACCAATACCAGCATTCTTATATATGGAGAAACTGGTACCGGAAAGGAACTGGTAGCCCAATCCATTCACAGCTCCAGTTCCCGAAAAAACCACTTATTTATTTCGCAAAATTGTGCGGCCATTCCCAACACCTTGCTAGAAAGTATTTTCTTTGGCACTACCAAAGGCAGCTACACGGGTGCCGAAAGCAAGGCCGGTATCTTTGAACTGGCCAACGGCGGCACGATATTTTTAGATGAGATTAATTCCATGGATTTGAACATGCAGGCTAAGCTGCTGAAAGCCATCGAAGAAAAGAAGATTACTCGCATTGGCGGCTCTGCGCCCAAAAAAATTGATGTGCGCATTATCGCTGCTATCAATGAACATCCCCAGAGCTGTATAAACGAAAACCGCATCCGAAAGGATTTATTCTATCGTTTATCCGGTGTACAAATTGAAGTACCGCCTTTGCGGGAACGAAAGGGAGATATCCCTTATTTAACTGCGCATTTTATCCATCACTACAACAGTGAGATGAAGAAGAATATTGAGGGCGTTTCCCCTGAGGTTTCCGCCTTTCTGCAAGCCTACGATTGGCCGGGCAATGTGCGGGAATTGAAAAATTCCATTGAAGGAGCTTTTAATTTTGCCTCCTCCAACCTGATTGAAAAGGCCGATTTTCCCCGATTTTACCCCCTGGAGGGCACGTCTGCTATAAGCTCTGGTGCAGAAAAGGCCGATTGGTTTGGTTTCAGCTCCTTAAACGAGGGGCTGGAAGCCTTTGAAAAGGCGTTTATCTCTAAGCGAGGAAAGCAAGCCACCTCCCTGGCGAATCTAGCAGAAGACTTGAAGATTTCCAGACAAACCTTGAACTACAAACTCAACAAATACCACTTAAAACTGGGAACCCTCGGGAAATTCTAA
- a CDS encoding MarR family winged helix-turn-helix transcriptional regulator, with protein MNKQQQRKTSSPCNCLNIRRASHTLTEVYDEFLDPCGLTVSQFSLLRHVNFLGPISVSALSNVMRLDRTTLVRNLKPLEKIGLVEDRSTEGSRNRQLALSPKGQKACGQAEVLWQKAQCFTEEYLGKENLQLFTELLIKIESLRP; from the coding sequence ATGAATAAACAACAGCAAAGAAAGACCTCTTCTCCTTGCAACTGCTTAAATATACGTAGGGCATCCCATACCTTGACGGAGGTATATGATGAATTTCTAGATCCCTGTGGCCTAACTGTCAGCCAGTTTTCCTTGCTCCGGCATGTAAACTTCTTAGGGCCTATCAGTGTAAGTGCATTGTCTAATGTCATGCGGCTAGACCGGACAACCTTGGTGCGCAATCTAAAGCCGTTGGAAAAAATAGGGCTGGTGGAAGATCGGTCAACAGAAGGGTCCCGAAACAGGCAGCTTGCGCTATCGCCAAAAGGGCAAAAGGCCTGTGGACAGGCAGAAGTTCTCTGGCAGAAGGCCCAGTGCTTTACAGAAGAATACTTGGGCAAAGAAAACTTACAGCTTTTTACGGAGCTTTTAATTAAAATAGAATCCTTGAGGCCGTAA
- a CDS encoding epoxyqueuosine reductase has translation MKRKNIVKSIQEKAYQLGYEKCGIIPLDRMDGFEEKFAERIEKIPASQPFYENQRRLLEFREKYPWAKSVIVLNLPFNHYRVPESLTHRVARSYLFDNRMNPQSAEYQSSMAMGEYLQSLGLRVDCNRNFGAVGMRWAAMEAGVGLVRKNNFLYTESGSWVHLEGFLIDQELELIEKTDIPVCPPGCSRCVEACPTRALQGPYLLQPMACISFLTTFGGRSLTDQTIWKQFGSCIYGCDICQEVCPMNKGKAQGTTDFPGLTELEPLLNPAYILAMTEKEYQEKIQPKFFYLRPDELWKWQVNVLWFMVNNGVEKYKEVLVAACSHEQEKVRALAQAMCGEFF, from the coding sequence ATGAAAAGAAAAAATATAGTCAAAAGCATACAAGAAAAAGCCTATCAGCTGGGATATGAGAAATGCGGCATCATTCCCCTTGATCGAATGGATGGTTTTGAGGAAAAGTTTGCAGAACGCATAGAGAAGATTCCCGCCTCTCAGCCTTTTTATGAGAACCAGCGCCGGCTGCTTGAATTTCGGGAAAAATACCCTTGGGCCAAGTCGGTGATTGTGCTTAATCTGCCCTTCAACCATTACAGGGTACCAGAGAGCTTAACTCATCGTGTCGCCAGATCTTACCTTTTTGACAACCGCATGAATCCCCAGTCAGCAGAATATCAAAGCAGCATGGCCATGGGAGAATACTTGCAGTCCTTGGGTCTTCGGGTAGACTGCAATCGGAATTTTGGAGCGGTGGGCATGAGATGGGCTGCTATGGAAGCTGGTGTGGGACTGGTACGCAAAAATAATTTTCTCTATACGGAATCAGGGTCTTGGGTGCATCTGGAGGGATTCCTCATTGATCAGGAATTGGAACTCATTGAAAAGACAGATATTCCAGTCTGTCCCCCAGGTTGTTCCAGGTGTGTGGAGGCCTGTCCGACCAGAGCGCTTCAGGGACCTTATCTGCTTCAACCGATGGCTTGCATTTCCTTTCTGACTACCTTTGGCGGGCGAAGTTTGACAGACCAGACCATCTGGAAGCAGTTTGGTTCTTGTATATACGGATGCGATATTTGTCAGGAAGTCTGTCCAATGAACAAAGGCAAGGCGCAGGGAACAACCGATTTTCCGGGCTTGACAGAACTGGAGCCCCTGCTTAATCCAGCGTACATTTTGGCCATGACGGAAAAAGAATACCAAGAGAAGATTCAGCCTAAATTTTTTTATTTAAGGCCAGATGAGCTATGGAAGTGGCAGGTAAACGTTTTGTGGTTTATGGTCAACAATGGAGTGGAAAAATATAAAGAAGTGCTTGTGGCAGCTTGCAGTCATGAACAGGAAAAAGTACGAGCGCTGGCTCAGGCCATGTGCGGAGAATTCTTTTAA
- a CDS encoding flavodoxin family protein → MLKVLLVSGSPRAEGNTKTALNQVLKGIQVKEPQAEVALLDLGKMKLSGCTNCDACKENGENCVIPDEGALLTDKLEEADVVIIGTPVYYWGMTAQLKTAIDRLYAKEEQLRQQKKKLGFLAIGAASVEDVQYKMIADQFKCIGDYFGWSLVFNKAISAFETGDLAKNSAQLQELEALGQAV, encoded by the coding sequence ATGTTGAAAGTTTTATTGGTAAGCGGCAGTCCACGAGCAGAGGGCAATACCAAGACCGCTTTGAATCAGGTGCTAAAAGGCATTCAGGTCAAGGAGCCTCAGGCAGAAGTGGCGTTGCTGGACCTCGGCAAGATGAAGCTGAGTGGCTGTACCAACTGTGATGCTTGTAAAGAGAATGGAGAAAACTGTGTGATTCCCGACGAGGGCGCGTTGTTGACAGACAAGCTGGAAGAGGCAGACGTGGTTATTATTGGGACCCCGGTATATTACTGGGGTATGACGGCGCAGTTAAAGACTGCCATTGACCGGCTGTATGCCAAGGAGGAGCAGCTTCGGCAGCAGAAGAAAAAGCTTGGATTCCTGGCAATCGGAGCAGCTTCCGTGGAGGATGTACAGTATAAAATGATTGCCGACCAATTTAAATGTATCGGAGATTATTTCGGCTGGAGTTTGGTATTCAACAAAGCCATATCTGCTTTTGAAACAGGAGATTTGGCGAAGAATTCTGCTCAGCTCCAAGAATTAGAAGCACTTGGTCAAGCCGTGTAA
- a CDS encoding ABC transporter ATP-binding protein — MKKLLIYLRNYKKESLLGPLFKLLEAAFELLVPLIIAKIIDQGILLADVPYILRMCLILVGLGIAGLASSLIAQYYAAKAAAGFGKELRHGLFDHIQGLSYAEIDQLGTSTLITRMTSDMNQVQSGVNMTLRLLLRSPFIVFGSMIMAFTIDFRVALIFVTAILLLSAVVFIIMSWCIPLYKKVQGKLDQVLLLTRENLTGVRVIRAFCLEQEELQTFQESNQQLTQVQKYVGRIAALMNPLTYIVINLAVVWLIWTGAVQVSTGLLTQGAVVALYNYMSQILTELIKLANLIITVNKSIACGNRIQDVFQVSSSLQVVSDSAKSSKIVSRPPAIEFRRVQLCYSQTGDCALSHMDFTIGQGETVGIIGGTGSGKSSLVHLIPRFYDVTEGEVLVDGINVKEYPLENLRQKIGMVPQKAVLFKGTIRENLKWGKKDATDQEIFQALTTAQAEEVVNGKGGLDYLIHQDGKNLSGGQRQRLTIARALVRQPQILILDDSASALDFATDAALRKAIAALDPRPTVLIVSQRTSSIQHCDKIIVLDDGQIAGIGTNDQLMKTCDIYQEIYQSQFKKEDALDEQA, encoded by the coding sequence TTGAAGAAATTATTGATATATTTGAGAAACTATAAAAAGGAAAGCTTACTAGGTCCCCTGTTCAAGCTGCTGGAGGCTGCTTTTGAACTGCTTGTTCCGCTGATTATCGCCAAAATCATCGATCAAGGTATTCTCTTGGCCGATGTTCCCTATATCCTGCGCATGTGCCTAATCTTAGTGGGACTGGGAATAGCCGGTCTGGCCAGTTCCCTTATCGCCCAGTATTATGCGGCCAAAGCGGCTGCCGGCTTCGGGAAGGAACTGCGCCATGGTCTTTTTGATCACATTCAAGGCTTATCCTATGCCGAAATTGATCAGTTGGGTACCTCTACTCTAATTACCCGCATGACCAGTGACATGAATCAGGTCCAATCGGGAGTCAATATGACTCTGCGCTTGCTGCTCCGATCTCCCTTCATTGTCTTCGGTTCCATGATTATGGCTTTTACAATCGATTTTCGGGTAGCTCTAATCTTCGTAACAGCCATCCTATTACTATCTGCTGTGGTCTTCATCATCATGAGCTGGTGCATCCCCCTGTACAAGAAGGTCCAGGGCAAGCTAGATCAGGTATTGCTCTTGACCAGAGAAAATCTCACCGGAGTTCGAGTCATCCGGGCATTTTGCCTGGAGCAGGAGGAGCTTCAAACGTTTCAGGAATCAAACCAGCAGCTGACTCAGGTGCAAAAATATGTCGGACGTATTGCCGCCCTGATGAATCCATTAACGTATATTGTTATTAATCTGGCGGTTGTCTGGCTGATTTGGACTGGCGCAGTGCAGGTAAGTACAGGTCTGCTGACCCAAGGTGCTGTGGTCGCCCTATACAACTACATGTCACAGATTCTGACGGAGCTGATTAAGCTCGCCAATTTAATTATTACGGTCAATAAATCTATCGCCTGCGGGAACCGGATTCAGGATGTCTTTCAAGTATCCTCCAGCTTGCAAGTGGTTTCGGATTCAGCTAAGAGCAGTAAGATTGTCTCCCGCCCTCCTGCCATCGAATTTCGCCGAGTGCAGCTATGCTACAGTCAGACAGGTGATTGTGCCCTGTCTCATATGGATTTTACCATTGGTCAGGGAGAAACAGTAGGCATCATCGGGGGCACCGGTTCCGGCAAATCCTCCCTGGTTCACCTGATTCCCCGATTCTACGACGTCACAGAAGGGGAAGTTCTGGTGGACGGTATAAATGTAAAAGAATATCCTTTAGAGAACCTAAGACAGAAAATCGGCATGGTGCCCCAAAAGGCAGTGCTATTTAAAGGTACCATTCGAGAAAATCTGAAATGGGGAAAAAAAGATGCGACAGATCAAGAAATATTCCAGGCCCTGACCACGGCTCAAGCCGAAGAGGTGGTCAACGGGAAAGGCGGCCTCGACTACTTGATTCATCAAGATGGTAAAAACCTTTCTGGCGGCCAAAGACAACGGCTGACCATCGCCAGAGCCTTAGTGCGCCAACCTCAAATTCTGATTCTGGATGACAGTGCTTCCGCCTTGGATTTTGCCACCGATGCCGCCTTGCGCAAAGCCATCGCCGCCTTAGACCCACGCCCTACGGTGCTGATTGTCTCCCAGCGAACCTCTTCCATCCAACACTGTGACAAAATTATCGTGCTGGACGACGGTCAGATTGCCGGCATCGGCACAAATGACCAGTTGATGAAAACCTGCGATATCTACCAAGAAATCTATCAATCTCAGTTCAAAAAGGAGGATGCTTTAGATGAACAAGCCTAA
- a CDS encoding M20/M25/M40 family metallo-hydrolase, with product MSNIQELLYKLVSVQSDTGTALEVGMAEYIFALIKEQKYFQEHPELCGMYHGKDFLERPVVWALRRGRSQKTIVLTGHYDAVGLEPYGTLKAYALKPEELKERLKELDLPEEIKADLESSQWHFGRGINDMKAGIAINLDAVAAIDQAEANILFMAVHDEENLSAGMRQGATLLVELAQRYHLDYRLMVITEPHSRTEADRFKFFTGTVGKIMPLVVAKGKTAHISDVMKGLNAAVITSEIITELELNPKLCSSDLGMTTTPPTILYARDLKGTYDVSVPEYSAFYLNFSFLKSKTAEHILGEVKAAAQKSFQKVIEKYQSAEKYLRKEGSSEAGEAQAFLPLVYTFEELQDAASKNNARYEEERDRLYEEILAQLQVKVLTVQEAGIQIVKEIIQLSLITEPLVVVGFIPPYYPPASNSYLPQNSDIFEDRLEAVLAETYGLKLDKEAYFMGISDGSYTSCTDRGGEEKVMASMVTSEDMYHIPFEQLEKLSIPFLVLGPWGKDYHTISERVYMPDVEKTVPELIRTLVEMI from the coding sequence ATGAGTAATATTCAGGAATTACTTTATAAATTGGTATCGGTACAGAGTGATACGGGCACCGCCTTGGAGGTGGGCATGGCTGAATACATTTTTGCCCTCATAAAAGAGCAGAAATATTTTCAGGAGCATCCAGAGCTCTGTGGTATGTATCACGGAAAGGATTTCTTAGAACGGCCAGTGGTGTGGGCTCTGAGAAGAGGACGGAGCCAGAAGACCATTGTTCTCACCGGACATTACGATGCCGTGGGGCTAGAGCCCTATGGAACCTTAAAGGCCTACGCGTTAAAGCCTGAGGAATTGAAAGAAAGATTGAAGGAATTGGATTTGCCAGAGGAAATAAAGGCAGATTTGGAAAGCAGCCAATGGCATTTTGGCCGGGGCATTAATGATATGAAGGCTGGTATTGCCATCAATCTAGATGCGGTGGCGGCCATCGATCAGGCAGAGGCAAATATTCTCTTTATGGCGGTTCACGATGAAGAAAATTTATCAGCAGGCATGAGGCAGGGCGCTACCTTGCTAGTAGAGTTGGCTCAAAGATATCATTTGGATTATCGGCTCATGGTCATTACAGAGCCACACAGTCGAACAGAGGCTGACCGCTTCAAATTTTTTACCGGCACAGTGGGCAAAATCATGCCGTTGGTGGTAGCGAAAGGAAAAACCGCACATATTAGTGATGTCATGAAAGGGCTGAATGCTGCGGTTATTACGTCAGAAATTATAACAGAGCTGGAACTGAACCCCAAGCTTTGTTCCTCAGACCTAGGGATGACTACCACGCCGCCTACTATACTTTATGCCAGGGACTTGAAAGGGACTTATGATGTTTCCGTGCCGGAATACAGCGCCTTTTACCTAAATTTCTCTTTTTTAAAGAGCAAGACGGCAGAGCATATTCTGGGGGAAGTCAAGGCTGCCGCGCAAAAGTCTTTTCAGAAGGTTATTGAAAAATATCAGAGTGCTGAAAAATACCTGCGAAAAGAGGGGAGTTCAGAAGCTGGTGAAGCACAAGCTTTTCTTCCTTTGGTCTACACCTTTGAAGAACTTCAGGATGCAGCGAGCAAGAACAATGCTCGTTATGAAGAGGAACGGGACCGGCTGTACGAAGAGATTTTGGCACAGCTTCAGGTTAAGGTTCTTACCGTTCAAGAGGCAGGCATCCAAATTGTAAAAGAGATCATTCAGCTGTCTCTGATAACGGAGCCCCTGGTGGTGGTAGGCTTTATTCCTCCTTACTATCCGCCAGCCAGCAACAGCTACCTGCCGCAGAACAGTGACATCTTTGAAGACCGTTTGGAAGCTGTGTTGGCAGAAACTTATGGGTTGAAGCTGGATAAGGAAGCTTACTTTATGGGTATAAGTGATGGCAGCTATACGTCCTGCACCGATCGGGGAGGAGAGGAAAAAGTTATGGCCAGCATGGTTACCTCTGAGGACATGTATCATATCCCCTTTGAGCAGCTGGAAAAGCTCTCAATACCGTTTTTAGTCCTGGGCCCATGGGGCAAGGACTATCATACCATCAGTGAACGAGTCTACATGCCGGATGTGGAAAAGACGGTGCCAGAACTAATTCGAACCCTGGTGGAGATGATATAA
- a CDS encoding amino acid permease yields MDKIIGKEIEKTDNLNRALKLPAIVMVSMGGTVGTGLFLGSGYVMQNAGPGGTLIAYLFGGVIMYLMMLCLGELMVAKPVAGGVQAYATELVNPAMGFTVGWIKTLAYALTASAQLVASSIIVSNIFPQVPSIYFIVAFILLFIVMNMGPVDKAGNSGFVFSSIKFFLVISFIIVGFAMIMGVGFKPTGFSNMVNDGGFFPIGIKGIVMTMMSAAFAFGGADLCASAAGEAENPEKTLPKVINWTIWGLILCYIVSFVILLAILPWRTASLNSSPFADVFKLAGLHSGELIVNVCVLTSALSSGNAFVFACTRSLWSMGSLGQAPAFLSKLSKKKVPIPALLATMLVASLAVVSAFVAKDTVYLFLQSVIGIANVFTYSLYGVCLMAFRKVYIKEGGSLGNLKYKTPFFPLTPILLIFMCAILFIGMFFDPSQKLALMTGIPTLILLYGFFTIYQRAAKKSMSTGNIAAAGIDQRRE; encoded by the coding sequence ATGGATAAAATCATCGGTAAGGAGATCGAGAAGACGGATAACCTGAATCGGGCATTGAAGCTGCCGGCTATTGTTATGGTCAGCATGGGTGGAACTGTCGGTACAGGTCTGTTCTTAGGTTCGGGATACGTGATGCAAAATGCAGGCCCTGGCGGAACTTTAATCGCCTATTTGTTTGGCGGTGTTATTATGTATTTGATGATGTTGTGTCTGGGAGAGTTGATGGTAGCAAAACCAGTAGCAGGCGGAGTGCAGGCCTATGCTACAGAATTAGTCAATCCGGCTATGGGCTTTACGGTAGGCTGGATTAAAACCTTGGCCTATGCCCTCACCGCTTCGGCTCAGCTGGTAGCTTCATCGATTATCGTCAGCAATATTTTTCCCCAAGTTCCGTCCATTTATTTTATAGTGGCATTTATTCTGCTTTTTATTGTGATGAATATGGGGCCTGTAGACAAGGCTGGAAATTCAGGATTTGTATTTAGCAGCATTAAGTTTTTCTTAGTGATCTCTTTTATAATCGTTGGCTTTGCCATGATTATGGGGGTTGGATTTAAACCGACAGGTTTTTCTAACATGGTCAATGACGGTGGATTTTTTCCTATCGGAATCAAGGGCATTGTCATGACCATGATGTCAGCAGCTTTCGCTTTTGGCGGAGCTGACCTTTGTGCCAGTGCAGCAGGTGAAGCTGAAAATCCGGAGAAAACCCTTCCGAAGGTAATCAACTGGACCATCTGGGGTTTGATTCTGTGCTACATTGTATCCTTTGTCATTTTGTTAGCCATTTTACCGTGGCGTACTGCCAGCTTAAATTCCAGCCCCTTTGCCGATGTATTTAAACTTGCTGGTTTACATTCCGGGGAGCTCATCGTCAATGTTTGCGTGTTGACCTCGGCACTGTCTTCCGGAAATGCTTTTGTCTTTGCCTGCACGAGGTCTTTGTGGTCCATGGGAAGTCTGGGTCAGGCACCAGCTTTTCTGTCTAAGCTGAGTAAAAAGAAGGTGCCGATTCCGGCTCTGTTGGCGACCATGCTGGTGGCTTCTCTAGCCGTGGTATCTGCCTTTGTGGCAAAAGATACGGTTTACTTATTCTTACAATCCGTCATCGGTATTGCCAACGTATTTACCTACAGTTTGTATGGTGTCTGTCTCATGGCTTTTAGAAAGGTTTACATAAAAGAAGGCGGGTCTTTGGGAAATTTAAAATATAAAACACCTTTTTTCCCGCTTACACCTATACTGCTCATTTTCATGTGCGCTATTTTGTTCATTGGCATGTTCTTTGATCCCAGCCAAAAGTTGGCCTTGATGACGGGCATTCCAACCTTGATTTTGCTGTACGGATTTTTTACAATCTATCAGCGGGCAGCTAAAAAGTCCATGAGTACAGGAAACATTGCAGCAGCTGGTATTGACCAGAGAAGGGAATAA
- a CDS encoding ABC transporter ATP-binding protein, whose product MNKPKKTSQKILYRLKRYRLLLAASILFATITVGLSLYVPILVGRCIDLILGPGQVDFPAIYRLLPLILISVGAGAILQWLMNIINNRITFQVIRDVRGEAFEKIESLPLKYLDAHAHGEIVSRVIADVDQFADGLLLGFTQLFTGVITILGTLLFMFSINWRIAWVVVLLTPISLLVARFIARKTYYMFQLQSETRGQQTSLIDEMIQHQKVVQAFSHQEENLHQFDEINERLAEYYQKATFFSSITNPATRFINSMVYAGVGLVGALSCIGMGGVFTVGQLACFLSYASQYTKPFNEISGVITELQNALACAARVFEIIEEEPQTPDSASAVSLETVQGNVTLNQVAFSYTPTKRLIENFNLSVAPGQRIAIVGPTGCGKTTIINLLMRFYDVDSGSIQVEGKDIREVTRQSLRSSYGMVLQDTWLRSGTIRENIAMGKPQATDQEIVNAAKTAHAHSFIKRLPQGYDTLIGQDGGGLSQGQKQLLCIARVMLCQPPMLILDEATSSIDTRTELKIQNAFAWLMEGRTSFIVAHRLSTIREADVILVMQEGNIIEQGRHEELLKQQGFYAQLYNSQFSA is encoded by the coding sequence ATGAACAAGCCTAAAAAAACCAGTCAGAAAATTTTGTACCGCTTAAAGCGTTACCGCCTGCTGCTGGCTGCTTCCATCCTTTTTGCTACCATCACCGTGGGCCTGTCTCTATATGTACCAATTTTAGTAGGTCGCTGCATTGACTTGATTCTAGGTCCAGGTCAGGTGGACTTTCCCGCAATCTACCGCCTGTTGCCCCTTATCCTGATCTCTGTAGGCGCAGGCGCAATCTTACAGTGGCTGATGAACATTATCAATAACCGCATTACCTTTCAAGTTATCCGCGACGTGCGAGGAGAAGCTTTTGAAAAAATTGAAAGCTTGCCGCTGAAATATTTAGATGCCCACGCTCATGGGGAAATCGTCAGCCGAGTTATCGCCGATGTAGATCAGTTTGCAGACGGTCTTTTGCTGGGATTCACCCAATTATTTACAGGAGTAATCACGATTTTAGGCACCCTGCTGTTCATGTTTTCCATCAACTGGCGAATTGCGTGGGTTGTAGTTCTGCTGACGCCCATCTCTCTGCTGGTGGCCCGTTTTATTGCCCGTAAAACATATTACATGTTCCAACTGCAATCGGAAACTCGGGGGCAACAGACTTCGCTGATTGATGAAATGATTCAGCACCAAAAGGTGGTGCAGGCATTCTCCCACCAAGAAGAAAACCTACACCAGTTTGATGAAATCAATGAGCGCCTGGCAGAATATTACCAGAAAGCAACGTTTTTCTCCTCTATCACCAATCCAGCCACCCGTTTTATTAACAGCATGGTCTACGCCGGCGTAGGCCTAGTAGGAGCCTTAAGCTGTATTGGCATGGGAGGCGTCTTCACCGTAGGCCAGCTAGCTTGCTTTTTAAGCTATGCCAGCCAATATACCAAACCTTTTAACGAAATTTCCGGGGTCATTACCGAGCTCCAAAATGCCTTGGCCTGTGCGGCTCGAGTGTTTGAGATTATTGAGGAAGAACCTCAAACACCAGATTCGGCTTCTGCCGTTTCTTTAGAGACGGTCCAGGGAAATGTAACCTTAAATCAAGTGGCCTTTTCTTATACACCAACTAAAAGGCTTATTGAAAATTTCAACTTGTCGGTTGCACCGGGCCAGCGAATTGCCATCGTAGGTCCCACGGGCTGCGGAAAGACCACCATCATCAACCTGCTGATGCGCTTCTACGACGTGGACAGCGGCAGCATACAAGTGGAGGGAAAAGATATCCGTGAAGTTACCCGCCAGAGCCTGCGCAGCAGCTACGGTATGGTCCTCCAGGATACTTGGCTGCGCTCCGGCACAATCCGGGAAAATATCGCCATGGGCAAGCCTCAGGCTACCGACCAGGAGATTGTAAACGCGGCGAAGACCGCTCACGCTCACAGCTTCATCAAACGCCTGCCCCAAGGCTACGATACTCTCATCGGTCAAGATGGCGGCGGCCTATCTCAAGGTCAGAAACAGCTGCTCTGCATCGCTCGTGTGATGCTGTGCCAACCACCTATGTTAATTTTGGATGAAGCCACCTCCTCTATCGATACACGCACGGAGCTGAAAATTCAAAATGCCTTTGCTTGGCTGATGGAAGGACGAACGAGCTTCATTGTCGCCCATCGCCTGTCCACTATTCGAGAAGCCGATGTCATTCTGGTCATGCAGGAAGGCAATATTATCGAGCAGGGCAGGCATGAAGAGCTGCTAAAGCAGCAAGGGTTTTATGCCCAGCTTTACAACAGCCAATTTTCCGCCTAA
- a CDS encoding epoxyqueuosine reductase — MKEKITHMIQDFVQSHGERDEIRTKWGEPLVGFAAADHAYVLRLKEVVAEHHRMPKDVLPDASIVVSYFVPFTRELAKTNQTLGALASQEWALAYEETNAMFIQLNRYLIEEMEKIGYKAGTSPEALTFDQEQLKSNWSQRHFARAAGLGTFGINNMLITKKGCCGRYNSVVTNLDVAPDQPLEEDYCLYKKNGGCKVCLTHCPTQALTVESFNRYKCHEVLKENARKYNQFGSSYTDETGTLSNSLGSEVCGKCVVGLPCSFFKLI, encoded by the coding sequence ATGAAAGAAAAAATCACGCACATGATACAAGACTTTGTTCAGTCCCACGGGGAACGGGATGAGATTCGTACTAAATGGGGGGAGCCGCTGGTGGGTTTTGCAGCTGCGGATCATGCCTACGTGCTTCGGCTTAAAGAGGTAGTGGCAGAGCACCACCGGATGCCCAAGGATGTACTGCCAGATGCCTCTATCGTGGTGTCTTACTTTGTCCCTTTCACCAGAGAATTAGCCAAAACCAATCAAACCTTGGGAGCACTTGCCTCACAAGAATGGGCCTTGGCATATGAAGAGACAAATGCTATGTTCATACAGTTAAATCGATACCTCATAGAGGAGATGGAAAAGATTGGATATAAGGCGGGGACTTCGCCAGAAGCCCTTACTTTTGATCAAGAACAGCTGAAAAGCAACTGGTCACAGCGTCATTTTGCCCGAGCGGCAGGTCTGGGAACCTTTGGCATTAACAACATGCTCATTACAAAGAAAGGCTGCTGCGGTCGGTATAATTCCGTGGTCACTAACTTGGATGTGGCACCGGACCAGCCGTTAGAAGAGGACTATTGCCTGTATAAGAAGAATGGTGGCTGCAAAGTCTGTCTGACCCACTGTCCGACCCAGGCCCTTACAGTGGAAAGCTTCAATCGATACAAATGCCATGAGGTGCTGAAAGAAAATGCCCGCAAGTACAATCAATTCGGCAGTTCCTATACGGACGAGACAGGAACGCTTTCCAACAGCTTGGGCAGTGAGGTCTGCGGTAAATGTGTGGTGGGGCTGCCTTGCTCCTTTTTTAAGCTGATATAA